In a single window of the Streptomyces sp. NBC_00285 genome:
- a CDS encoding M23 family metallopeptidase — protein MRSPRLRPLLVPALLCAFAVLAARPTDAADGAGRRKDADPGISTQVERLYQDAALATQQYETGRQEAQTQRAQALRFEGLLNRERREIAVLHEDLGRIARAQYRDGGGLPLTAQILFAGDPDELMQGEHVFSRTTLAVNNAVDKSRRAESRLEADEAKAAATWRTLEKRSAELAALKGDIENKLEEARWQLQGQADASVAAGSCRGAVRLDQPQQAPVGAWVTPVAAYELSAGFGSGGSRWASRHTGQDFAVPIGTPVWAVGAGRVVRVSCGGAFGIEIVIEHTGGGYYTQYAHLAAVTVDQGENVVPGQWIGQSGTSGNSTGPHLHFEVRVTPELGSAVDPVPWLAARGVPVG, from the coding sequence ATGCGATCACCTCGCCTGCGCCCGCTGCTCGTTCCTGCACTGCTGTGCGCGTTCGCGGTACTGGCGGCCCGGCCCACGGACGCCGCCGACGGCGCGGGCCGCCGGAAGGACGCTGATCCCGGAATCAGCACGCAGGTGGAGCGGCTGTACCAGGACGCGGCCCTGGCGACCCAGCAGTACGAGACGGGGCGTCAGGAGGCACAGACGCAGCGGGCGCAGGCTCTGCGGTTCGAGGGTCTTCTGAACCGGGAGCGGCGGGAGATCGCCGTACTGCACGAGGACCTCGGCCGTATCGCCCGGGCCCAGTACCGCGACGGCGGCGGTCTGCCTCTCACCGCGCAGATCCTCTTCGCGGGCGACCCCGATGAGCTGATGCAGGGGGAGCACGTCTTCTCCCGGACGACGCTGGCCGTCAACAACGCGGTCGACAAGAGCCGTCGGGCCGAGTCACGGCTCGAGGCGGACGAGGCGAAGGCCGCGGCTACCTGGCGGACACTGGAGAAGCGGAGTGCCGAACTCGCCGCGTTGAAGGGGGACATCGAGAACAAGCTGGAGGAGGCCCGTTGGCAGTTGCAGGGGCAGGCCGACGCCTCCGTCGCGGCCGGCTCGTGCCGGGGCGCCGTACGACTGGATCAGCCGCAGCAGGCCCCGGTGGGTGCCTGGGTCACGCCGGTGGCGGCGTACGAACTGTCCGCGGGGTTCGGAAGCGGTGGGTCGCGATGGGCGAGCCGGCACACCGGGCAGGACTTCGCGGTGCCGATCGGGACGCCGGTGTGGGCGGTGGGCGCGGGCCGGGTGGTGAGGGTGTCCTGTGGTGGCGCCTTCGGCATCGAGATCGTGATCGAGCACACTGGCGGCGGCTATTACACGCAGTACGCCCATCTCGCCGCCGTCACCGTGGACCAGGGGGAGAACGTCGTCCCTGGTCAGTGGATCGGCCAGTCGGGCACGAGCGGCAACTCGACCGGCCCGCACCTGCATTTCGAGGTGCGGGTCACACCGGAGTTGGGCTCGGCGGTGGATCCGGTGCCGTGGCTGGCCGCGCGAGGGGTGCCGGTCGGCTGA
- a CDS encoding MerR family transcriptional regulator gives MSDGGPQAGSGDGPAYRIEDLAHLSGATVRTIRAYQDRGLLPRPERRGRANIYTHTHLARLRQIADLLDRGYTLASIKELLEAYDSGRGLGGVLGLVAEVDGPWTDEETVRISRAELEERFGGSPDEAAVAEAVELGILEPVPGDDSFLVPSPQELAVAVELHMAGVPLSAISSHLRELRGQVEHIAARFLEFTTEHVFARYLEGPHHPTDADATEAASLVRRLRPLAQQTVDAELARAMRLLAVRHLRRHLGTEGPPASRPTSRSVAVPEETIRAVEELVGAERAAEFFALAAEREVRARGLDALTSNWLPPVDLDEGG, from the coding sequence GTGAGCGACGGTGGGCCGCAGGCCGGCTCAGGCGACGGGCCCGCCTACCGGATCGAGGACCTCGCCCACCTCAGCGGCGCCACCGTCCGCACCATCCGCGCCTACCAGGACCGCGGCCTGCTCCCCCGCCCCGAGCGCCGTGGCCGGGCCAACATCTACACGCACACCCACCTCGCTCGGCTGCGCCAGATCGCCGACCTCCTCGACCGCGGCTACACCCTGGCCTCCATCAAGGAACTCCTGGAGGCCTACGACTCCGGCCGCGGCCTCGGCGGGGTCCTCGGACTGGTTGCCGAGGTGGACGGCCCGTGGACCGACGAGGAGACCGTACGGATCTCCCGCGCCGAGCTGGAGGAACGCTTCGGTGGCTCCCCCGACGAAGCGGCGGTCGCCGAAGCCGTGGAACTCGGCATACTGGAGCCGGTCCCCGGCGACGACTCCTTCCTCGTGCCGAGCCCCCAAGAGCTCGCCGTGGCCGTCGAGTTGCACATGGCCGGGGTCCCCCTCTCCGCGATCTCCAGCCACCTGCGGGAGTTGAGGGGCCAGGTCGAGCACATCGCGGCCCGCTTCCTGGAGTTCACCACCGAGCACGTCTTCGCCCGCTACCTGGAGGGACCGCACCACCCGACCGACGCGGACGCCACCGAGGCGGCCTCACTCGTACGCCGGCTGCGGCCGCTCGCGCAGCAGACCGTCGACGCGGAACTCGCGCGAGCGATGCGGCTGTTGGCGGTACGACACCTGCGCCGGCACCTGGGGACGGAAGGACCGCCGGCGAGCCGTCCCACGTCACGTTCCGTGGCCGTGCCCGAGGAGACAATACGGGCGGTGGAGGAGCTGGTTGGGGCAGAGCGGGCGGCGGAGTTCTTCGCGCTGGCGGCTGAACGGGAGGTGCGGGCAAGGGGGTTGGACGCGCTCACGTCAAACTGGCTCCCCCCAGTCGATCTTGACGAAGGGGGCTGA
- a CDS encoding ABC transporter ATP-binding protein — MIATESLSKRFPRVTALDRLSLDVGPGVTGLVGANGAGKSTMIKILLGLSPATEGRAEVLGLDVATKGADIRERVGYMPEHDCLPPDVSATEFVVHMARMSGLPPTAARERTADTLRHVGLYEERYRPIGGYSTGMKQRVKLAQALVHDPQLVFLDEPTNGLDPVGRDDMLGLIRRIYTDFGISVLVTSHLLGELERTCDHVVVIDGGKLLRSSSTTDFTQMTTTLAVEVTDTDEHPDGTRAVREVLHARGVEILESPSGLPGAGHVLLLTAQGEETYDVVRDVVADLGLGLVRMEQRRHHISEVFTSEDKNTGMSTDMSDEDQRKEAVGHGN; from the coding sequence GTGATCGCGACCGAAAGCCTGAGCAAGCGGTTCCCCCGGGTGACCGCGCTTGACCGGCTCTCCTTGGACGTCGGACCCGGTGTGACCGGACTCGTCGGAGCCAACGGAGCCGGCAAGTCCACCATGATCAAGATCCTGTTGGGTCTGTCCCCCGCCACCGAGGGCCGTGCCGAAGTGCTCGGCCTCGACGTCGCGACCAAGGGCGCCGACATCCGCGAGCGGGTCGGCTACATGCCGGAGCACGACTGCCTGCCGCCGGACGTCTCGGCCACCGAGTTCGTCGTGCACATGGCCCGCATGTCCGGCCTGCCGCCCACCGCCGCTCGCGAGCGCACCGCGGACACGCTGCGCCATGTCGGTCTGTACGAGGAGCGCTATCGCCCCATCGGCGGCTACTCGACCGGCATGAAGCAGCGCGTGAAGCTGGCGCAGGCCCTGGTCCACGACCCGCAGCTGGTCTTCCTGGACGAGCCGACCAACGGGCTCGACCCGGTGGGCCGCGACGACATGCTGGGTCTGATCCGCCGTATCTACACCGACTTCGGCATCTCGGTCCTGGTCACCTCGCACCTGCTGGGCGAGTTGGAGCGCACCTGCGACCACGTCGTCGTCATCGACGGTGGCAAGCTCCTGCGCTCCAGTTCCACCACCGACTTCACCCAGATGACGACGACCCTCGCGGTCGAGGTCACCGACACCGACGAGCACCCGGACGGCACCCGCGCGGTGCGCGAGGTGCTGCACGCGCGCGGGGTGGAGATCCTCGAATCCCCGAGCGGCCTGCCGGGCGCCGGCCACGTCCTGCTGCTGACCGCGCAGGGCGAGGAGACCTATGACGTCGTCCGGGACGTGGTGGCCGATCTCGGCCTCGGCCTGGTTCGCATGGAACAGCGCAGGCACCACATCTCGGAAGTCTTCACGAGCGAGGACAAGAACACCGGCATGAGCACCGACATGAGCGACGAAGACCAGCGGAAGGAGGCGGTCGGCCATGGCAATTGA
- a CDS encoding SDR family oxidoreductase, with product MTLLEGARERRVRTGGVDLCVAELGDPAQPTVVLVHGYPDSKEVWSQVAVRLADRFHVVLYDVRGHGRSTAPKPLRGGFTLEKLTDDFLAVVDAVSPDRPVHLVGHDWGSVQSWEFVTVRRTKDRIASFTSMSGPSLDHFGHWIAGRLKRPTPRRVGQLLGQGAKSWYVYLLHTPGLPELAWRGPLGTIWPRLLERVEKVPADGYPTSSLPTDAAHGAWLYRDNVRPRLRHPRADAYAHAPVQLITPLGDAFLSEKLYDDLGHWVPRLTRRALPAKHWIPRSRPDQLSAWITEFVTSVEEGRSTAQATGKYADRFGGQLVLVTGAGSGIGRATAFAFAEAGARVVAVDRDAEAAARTAELSRLVGAPSAWAETVDVSDEQAMEKLAARVAAEYGVVDVLVNNAGIGLGGSFFDTTTEDWKKVLDVNLWGVIHGCRLFGKQMADRGQGGHIVNTASAAAYQPSKALSAYGTSKAAVLMLSESLRAELAGQGIGVSAICPGFVNTNITSTARFAGVDADEEKRRQKRAARLYGLRNYPPEKVADAILRAVVRNQAVVPVTPEARAARTLARWAPKALRAIARLEPPL from the coding sequence GTGACCCTGCTCGAAGGTGCGCGGGAGCGCCGGGTACGGACCGGCGGTGTCGACCTTTGCGTGGCCGAACTGGGAGACCCGGCGCAGCCAACCGTGGTCCTGGTGCACGGCTACCCGGACAGCAAGGAGGTGTGGTCGCAGGTGGCCGTCCGCCTCGCCGACCGCTTCCACGTCGTCCTCTACGACGTCCGCGGCCACGGCCGCTCCACGGCACCGAAGCCACTGCGCGGCGGATTCACCCTGGAAAAGCTGACGGACGACTTCCTGGCCGTGGTCGACGCGGTCAGCCCCGACCGCCCGGTGCACCTCGTCGGGCACGACTGGGGCTCGGTCCAGTCCTGGGAGTTCGTCACCGTCCGGCGCACCAAGGACCGCATCGCCTCCTTCACCTCGATGTCCGGGCCGTCCCTCGACCACTTCGGCCACTGGATCGCGGGACGCCTCAAGCGCCCCACCCCGCGCAGGGTCGGCCAGCTGCTCGGCCAGGGCGCCAAATCCTGGTACGTCTACCTGCTGCACACCCCCGGCCTGCCCGAACTGGCCTGGCGCGGTCCCCTCGGCACGATCTGGCCCCGCCTCCTGGAGCGCGTCGAGAAGGTCCCCGCCGACGGCTATCCGACCTCCTCGCTGCCGACAGACGCGGCCCACGGCGCCTGGCTGTACCGGGACAACGTCCGACCCCGGCTGCGCCACCCGCGCGCCGACGCGTACGCACACGCGCCCGTGCAGCTCATCACGCCCCTTGGTGACGCCTTCCTCTCCGAGAAGCTCTACGACGATCTCGGCCACTGGGTGCCGCGGCTGACCCGGCGCGCCCTCCCCGCCAAGCACTGGATCCCGCGCTCCCGCCCCGACCAGCTGTCGGCGTGGATCACGGAGTTCGTGACGTCCGTCGAAGAAGGCCGCAGCACCGCTCAGGCGACCGGGAAGTACGCCGACCGGTTCGGCGGACAGCTCGTCCTGGTCACCGGCGCCGGCAGTGGCATCGGACGGGCCACGGCGTTCGCCTTCGCCGAGGCAGGCGCCCGCGTGGTGGCCGTCGACCGGGACGCCGAGGCCGCCGCCCGTACCGCCGAACTGTCCCGGCTGGTCGGCGCCCCTTCGGCGTGGGCGGAGACGGTGGACGTCTCCGACGAGCAGGCCATGGAGAAACTCGCCGCCAGGGTCGCCGCCGAGTACGGCGTGGTGGACGTCCTCGTGAACAACGCCGGGATCGGCCTGGGCGGTTCCTTCTTCGACACCACGACCGAGGACTGGAAGAAGGTCCTCGACGTCAACCTGTGGGGCGTCATCCACGGCTGCCGGCTCTTCGGGAAGCAGATGGCCGACCGCGGACAGGGCGGCCACATCGTCAACACCGCCTCGGCGGCCGCCTATCAGCCCTCCAAGGCCCTGTCCGCCTACGGCACCTCCAAAGCGGCCGTCCTCATGCTCAGCGAGAGCCTGCGCGCGGAACTGGCGGGGCAGGGGATCGGTGTCTCGGCGATCTGCCCCGGCTTCGTCAACACCAACATCACCTCCACCGCGCGCTTCGCGGGCGTCGACGCCGACGAGGAGAAACGCCGCCAGAAACGCGCGGCCCGCCTCTACGGGTTGCGCAACTACCCGCCGGAGAAGGTCGCCGACGCCATCCTCAGGGCCGTCGTGCGCAACCAGGCCGTCGTCCCGGTCACACCCGAGGCACGCGCCGCGCGCACCCTGGCGCGGTGGGCGCCGAAGGCACTCCGGGCGATCGCACGGCTGGAGCCCCCGCTGTGA
- a CDS encoding ABC transporter permease, whose protein sequence is MAIEHSAAPPSGDQTRIHNIGYRTYDGARLGRSYATRSLYSQSLRGAYGLGRSVKSKVLPMLLFVVMCVPAAIMVAVAVATKAKDLPVDYTRYAIIMQAVISLYVASQAPQSVSRDLRFKTVPLYFSRPIETADYVRAKYAALASAMFVLTAAPLVVLYVGALLAKLDFSDQTEGFGQGLVSVALLSLLFAGIGLVIASVTPRRGFGIAAVIAVMTISYGAVSTLQAIADTQGSSSAVPWIGLFSPVTLIDGLQSAFLGAHSAFPGAVAPSNGEGVVYVLAVLGLIAASYGLLLRRYKKVGL, encoded by the coding sequence ATGGCAATTGAGCACTCCGCAGCACCACCGTCGGGTGACCAGACCCGCATCCACAACATCGGCTACCGCACCTACGACGGCGCCCGTCTCGGCCGTTCCTACGCGACCCGCTCGCTCTACTCGCAGTCCCTGCGCGGCGCCTACGGCCTCGGCCGTTCGGTCAAGTCCAAGGTGCTGCCGATGCTGCTGTTCGTCGTGATGTGCGTGCCCGCGGCCATCATGGTGGCCGTCGCGGTCGCCACGAAGGCGAAGGACCTGCCGGTCGACTACACGCGCTACGCGATCATCATGCAGGCCGTCATCAGTCTGTACGTTGCCTCGCAGGCACCCCAGTCCGTCTCGCGCGACCTGCGCTTCAAGACCGTGCCGCTGTACTTCTCGCGGCCCATCGAGACCGCGGACTACGTGCGCGCGAAGTACGCGGCGCTGGCCTCGGCGATGTTCGTCCTCACCGCGGCCCCGCTGGTCGTGCTCTATGTGGGCGCGCTGCTGGCCAAGCTGGACTTCTCCGACCAGACCGAGGGATTCGGGCAGGGACTCGTCTCCGTGGCACTGCTCTCGCTGCTCTTCGCCGGCATCGGCCTGGTCATCGCCTCGGTCACGCCGCGCCGCGGCTTCGGCATCGCGGCCGTGATCGCCGTCATGACCATCTCCTACGGCGCGGTCTCCACCCTCCAGGCCATCGCCGACACCCAGGGCAGCTCCAGCGCCGTCCCGTGGATCGGCCTGTTCTCACCGGTCACGCTCATCGACGGACTCCAGTCCGCGTTCCTCGGCGCGCACTCGGCGTTCCCCGGCGCGGTGGCCCCGAGCAACGGCGAAGGAGTCGTCTACGTCCTCGCCGTACTGGGCCTGATCGCGGCGAGCTACGGCCTCCTGCTGCGCCGCTACAAGAAGGTGGGACTGTGA
- a CDS encoding RNA 2'-phosphotransferase, with translation MNESKPREMDERRTVKVSKYLSKHLRHQPERIGLTLDEAGWVEIDVLLTAAAAHTFRITREELDHVVAANDKQRFAIEGTRIRASQGHSIEIDLGLTPATPPPYLYHGTVARNLDAIRAEGLRPMNRHDVHLSPDRETATRVGSRRGRPVVLSVDAGAMHHDGHVFHVSANGVWLTKSVPPRYLRLPESH, from the coding sequence ATGAACGAGAGCAAGCCACGCGAGATGGACGAGAGACGCACCGTGAAGGTGTCGAAGTACCTCTCGAAGCATCTGCGCCATCAACCCGAACGGATCGGGCTCACACTCGACGAGGCCGGCTGGGTCGAGATCGACGTACTGCTCACCGCAGCCGCCGCACACACCTTCCGCATCACCCGTGAAGAACTGGACCATGTCGTCGCCGCCAACGACAAACAGCGCTTCGCCATCGAGGGCACCCGGATCCGCGCCAGCCAGGGCCACAGCATCGAAATCGACCTCGGACTCACCCCGGCGACCCCGCCGCCGTACCTCTACCACGGCACCGTGGCCCGCAACCTGGACGCGATCCGTGCCGAAGGGCTGCGCCCCATGAACCGGCACGACGTGCACCTGTCACCCGACCGAGAGACCGCGACCCGGGTCGGCTCCCGTCGCGGCCGGCCCGTCGTGCTCTCCGTGGACGCGGGAGCCATGCACCACGACGGCCATGTCTTCCACGTCAGCGCGAACGGGGTGTGGCTGACCAAGAGCGTGCCACCTCGCTACCTGCGCCTCCCCGAGTCGCACTGA
- a CDS encoding ABC transporter ATP-binding protein has translation MTTLQIDHVSRWFGNVVAVNDITMTIGPGVTGLLGPNGAGKSTLINMMGGFLAPSTGTVTLDGQPTWRNEQIYKHIGVVPEREAMYDFLTGREFVVANAELHGLGAKAAQKALATVEMEYAQDRKISTYSKGMRQRVKMASALVHDPSLLLLDEPFNGMDPRQRMQLMDLLRRMGDEGRTVLFSSHILEEVEQLAWHIEVVVAGRHAASGDFRRIRRLMTDRPHRYLVRSSDDRALAAALIADPSTSGIEVDLAEGALHIQAVDFGRFTALLPRVARDHGIRLLTVSPSDESLESVFSYLVAA, from the coding sequence GTGACCACGCTCCAGATCGACCATGTCTCCCGCTGGTTCGGCAACGTGGTCGCCGTCAACGACATCACCATGACCATCGGCCCCGGCGTCACCGGCCTGCTCGGCCCGAACGGCGCCGGAAAGTCCACCCTCATCAACATGATGGGCGGCTTCCTCGCCCCCTCCACCGGCACCGTCACCCTCGACGGACAGCCGACCTGGCGCAACGAACAGATCTACAAGCACATCGGCGTCGTCCCCGAGCGTGAGGCGATGTACGACTTCCTCACCGGCCGCGAATTCGTCGTCGCCAACGCCGAGTTGCACGGCCTCGGCGCCAAGGCCGCCCAGAAGGCCCTGGCCACGGTCGAGATGGAGTACGCGCAGGATCGCAAGATCTCGACGTACTCCAAGGGCATGCGGCAGCGCGTGAAGATGGCGAGCGCGCTCGTCCACGACCCGTCGCTGCTCCTGCTCGACGAACCCTTCAACGGCATGGACCCGCGCCAGCGCATGCAGCTCATGGACCTGCTGCGCCGCATGGGCGACGAGGGCCGCACGGTCCTGTTCTCCTCCCACATCCTCGAAGAGGTCGAGCAGTTGGCCTGGCACATCGAGGTCGTCGTGGCCGGACGGCACGCGGCCAGCGGTGACTTCCGCCGGATCCGCCGTCTGATGACCGACCGGCCGCACCGCTACCTGGTGCGCTCCAGTGACGACCGCGCCCTCGCGGCCGCGCTGATCGCCGACCCGTCGACGTCCGGCATCGAAGTCGACCTGGCCGAGGGCGCGCTGCACATCCAGGCCGTCGACTTCGGCCGCTTCACCGCGCTGCTGCCGAGGGTCGCGCGCGACCACGGCATCCGGCTGCTCACGGTCTCGCCGTCCGACGAGTCCCTCGAGTCCGTCTTCTCGTATCTCGTCGCGGCGTAG
- a CDS encoding HAD hydrolase family protein, which produces MTSATRQPETPAADIPPRLIATDLDGTLLRDDKSVSPRTVAALAAAEKAGIEVFFVTGRPARWMDVVSDHVHGHGLAICGNGAAVVDLHGGPGAHRFVKVRELARQNALDAVRLLREAAPGTVYAVEQTYGFYQEPDYPKLHMEIPDNLAPAERLLAEDGPGADEPVLKILAYHPSIDPDAFLTLSRLAIGDRANVTRSSPSALLEISGPGVSKASTLALCCAERGISHEEVVAFGDMPNDVEMLTWAGQSYAMGNAHPDVIAAASGRTVANNDDGVAVVIEQMLAERF; this is translated from the coding sequence GTGACCTCAGCGACCCGACAGCCCGAGACCCCGGCCGCCGACATACCTCCGCGCCTGATCGCCACCGATCTGGACGGCACTCTGCTGCGCGACGACAAGTCGGTGTCCCCGCGTACCGTCGCGGCCCTCGCCGCCGCCGAGAAGGCGGGCATCGAGGTCTTCTTCGTCACCGGCCGACCGGCCCGCTGGATGGACGTCGTCAGCGACCACGTCCACGGCCACGGCCTCGCGATCTGCGGCAACGGCGCCGCGGTGGTCGACCTGCACGGCGGCCCCGGCGCCCACCGGTTCGTGAAGGTGCGTGAGCTGGCCCGTCAGAACGCGTTGGACGCCGTACGGCTGCTGCGCGAGGCGGCACCAGGCACGGTGTACGCGGTGGAGCAGACGTACGGCTTCTACCAGGAGCCCGACTATCCCAAGCTGCACATGGAGATCCCGGACAACCTCGCCCCCGCCGAGCGGCTGCTGGCGGAGGACGGCCCCGGTGCCGACGAGCCGGTGCTGAAGATCCTCGCCTACCACCCCTCGATCGACCCGGACGCCTTCCTCACCCTCTCCCGCCTCGCCATCGGCGACCGTGCCAACGTCACCCGATCCAGCCCCAGCGCCCTGCTGGAGATCAGCGGCCCCGGCGTCTCCAAGGCCAGCACGCTCGCCCTGTGCTGTGCCGAGCGCGGCATCTCGCACGAAGAGGTCGTCGCTTTCGGGGACATGCCCAACGACGTCGAGATGCTGACCTGGGCCGGCCAGTCGTACGCGATGGGCAACGCGCACCCGGACGTGATCGCCGCGGCCTCGGGCCGGACCGTCGCCAACAACGACGACGGAGTGGCGGTCGTGATCGAGCAGATGCTGGCGGAGCGGTTCTAG
- a CDS encoding ABC transporter permease — protein sequence MYDPTVARLTYRALLGRRRALILGALPLLLIVISVIVRALVGADDQTASDLLGGLALATMVPIIGVIAGTGAIGPEIDDGSVVYLLSKPLKRPTIIFTKLIVAIAVTMVFSALPTFIAGLILNGNGQQIAVAYTVAALVSSIAYAALFLLLGTVSRHAVVFGLVYALVWEALFGSLVAGARTLSVQQWSLAVAHKVAGGDLVTSDVGLPTATVLLVVVTVLATWYAGQKLRSLTLAGEE from the coding sequence ATGTACGACCCCACAGTCGCCCGACTCACCTACCGGGCCCTGCTCGGCCGCCGCCGGGCCCTCATCCTGGGCGCCCTGCCCCTGCTGCTCATCGTGATCTCCGTGATCGTGCGCGCGCTGGTCGGCGCCGACGACCAGACCGCGTCCGACCTGCTGGGCGGGCTCGCGCTCGCCACGATGGTGCCGATCATCGGTGTCATCGCCGGCACCGGCGCGATCGGACCGGAGATCGACGACGGCTCGGTGGTCTACCTGCTGTCCAAGCCGCTCAAGCGCCCGACGATCATCTTCACCAAGCTGATCGTCGCGATCGCCGTCACGATGGTGTTCTCGGCGCTGCCCACCTTCATCGCGGGCCTCATCCTCAACGGCAACGGCCAGCAGATCGCCGTCGCCTACACGGTGGCCGCGCTGGTCTCCTCGATCGCCTACGCGGCGCTCTTCCTGCTGCTCGGTACGGTGTCCCGGCACGCGGTGGTCTTCGGGCTCGTCTACGCGCTGGTCTGGGAGGCCCTGTTCGGCTCCCTGGTCGCCGGGGCGCGCACGCTGAGCGTCCAGCAGTGGTCGCTGGCCGTCGCCCACAAGGTCGCCGGCGGTGACCTTGTCACCTCGGACGTCGGACTGCCGACGGCCACGGTGCTGCTGGTCGTGGTGACCGTCCTCGCCACCTGGTACGCGGGACAGAAGCTGCGGTCGCTGACGCTGGCGGGCGAGGAGTAG
- a CDS encoding LLM class flavin-dependent oxidoreductase — MSLRLSTVILPHRRWNEGGREAWQRAEQLGFHTGYTYDHLSWRTFRDGPWFGAVPTLTGAAGVTDRLRLGTLVTSPNFRHPVTLAKELITLDDISGGRVTLGIGAGGTGFDATVLGQDMWTPRERADRLAEFVPLLDRLLSEDSVSYEGDFYSAHEARNIPGCVQRPRLPFAVAATGPRGLRLAARHGQAWVTTGDPKLFENGTPEQSVQALRGQVDKLTDACAALGRDVKELDKILLTGFTPDRGRPLESLGAFVDFAGRHRELGFTEIVIHWPIPDSDFAADEKIFEQIAMEAPAQLR; from the coding sequence ATGAGTCTGCGCCTGAGCACCGTGATCCTCCCGCACCGCCGCTGGAACGAGGGAGGCCGCGAGGCGTGGCAGCGCGCGGAACAACTCGGCTTCCACACCGGATACACCTACGACCACCTCTCCTGGCGCACCTTCCGCGACGGCCCCTGGTTCGGTGCCGTACCCACTCTGACCGGCGCCGCGGGCGTCACCGACCGGCTGCGCCTGGGCACGCTGGTGACCTCGCCGAACTTCCGGCACCCGGTGACCCTCGCCAAGGAACTGATCACCCTCGACGACATCTCCGGCGGTCGTGTGACCCTCGGTATCGGCGCGGGCGGCACCGGTTTCGACGCCACCGTGCTCGGCCAGGACATGTGGACCCCGCGCGAGCGGGCCGACCGGCTCGCCGAGTTCGTCCCCCTGCTCGACCGCCTGCTCTCCGAGGACTCGGTGTCCTATGAGGGGGACTTCTACTCGGCACACGAGGCCCGCAACATCCCCGGCTGCGTCCAGCGGCCCCGGCTGCCCTTCGCGGTGGCTGCCACCGGTCCGCGTGGCCTGCGGCTCGCCGCACGCCACGGACAGGCCTGGGTGACGACCGGCGACCCCAAGCTGTTCGAGAACGGCACGCCCGAGCAGTCCGTCCAGGCCCTCCGCGGCCAGGTCGACAAGCTCACGGACGCCTGCGCGGCGCTCGGCCGGGACGTGAAGGAGCTGGACAAGATCCTGCTCACCGGCTTCACCCCGGACCGCGGCCGTCCGCTGGAGTCCCTCGGCGCCTTCGTCGACTTCGCCGGGCGGCACCGGGAGCTCGGCTTCACCGAGATCGTGATCCACTGGCCGATCCCCGACTCGGACTTCGCCGCAGACGAGAAGATCTTCGAGCAGATCGCCATGGAGGCACCGGCGCAGCTGCGCTGA